A part of Gemmatimonas groenlandica genomic DNA contains:
- a CDS encoding succinate dehydrogenase cytochrome b subunit: MYVLSRFWQSTIGKKIVMAVTGIIGILFVIGHMSGNLLMFKGQEAMYHYALLLRTSMPLLWAVRVALIAAVVLHAVAAYQLTMLSRAARPEGYADRRPQVTTFAARTIRWGGVLLLVFIVAHLLQLTIGAIHPDFTHLDPYNNVRILLSNPLMAAFYVLAMAALGLHLYHGSWAVVRTLGVARPSAHPLKRRVALAIAIIVAAGFMIIPIAAVLGKFAPAPPLAESSAATALATPAAETH, from the coding sequence ATGTACGTTCTCTCGCGTTTCTGGCAAAGCACGATCGGCAAGAAGATCGTGATGGCGGTGACCGGGATCATCGGGATCCTGTTCGTCATTGGCCACATGTCCGGCAATCTGCTCATGTTCAAGGGGCAGGAGGCCATGTATCACTACGCGCTCCTGCTGCGCACGAGCATGCCGTTGCTCTGGGCGGTTCGTGTGGCGCTCATTGCCGCGGTGGTTCTCCATGCGGTGGCCGCGTACCAGCTCACGATGCTGTCGCGCGCCGCCCGCCCGGAAGGGTACGCGGATCGCCGTCCGCAGGTCACCACGTTCGCCGCGCGCACGATCCGTTGGGGCGGCGTGTTGCTGCTGGTCTTCATTGTAGCGCACCTGCTGCAGCTCACGATCGGCGCGATTCATCCGGACTTCACACACCTCGATCCGTACAACAACGTACGCATCCTATTGTCGAATCCGCTGATGGCGGCGTTCTATGTCCTGGCGATGGCCGCGCTCGGCTTGCACTTGTATCACGGCAGCTGGGCCGTCGTGCGCACGCTGGGTGTAGCCCGACCGTCGGCACATCCGCTGAAGCGTCGCGTGGCGCTGGCCATCGCGATCATCGTCGCCGCCGGTTTCATGATCATCCCGATTGCCGCCGTGCTCGGCAAGTTTGCGCCGGCACCACCGCTTGCCGAATCGTCGGCGGCCACTGCGCTGGCGACGCCCGCTGCGGAGACCCACTGA
- the moaA gene encoding GTP 3',8-cyclase MoaA: MSAPVMPTPVLGESHDQFGRKIEYLRISVTDRCNFRCQYCMPLEGLPWLPKTEILRYEEIADVVRQLAPMGLRRLRITGGEPTIRPQLATLVRMLRDIPGIEDIALSTNGVKLPTMAAELADAGLDRVNISADSLRPDRVVKIARRDLHFDLVASAKAAQDAGLGPIKINVVVMRGINDDEIADFAALTRENPWHVRFIELMPVGELRELTFDHVVPTDEVLARIRAVDALQPDSGPARGNGPAVYYRYPDAAGTVGVITPMTHTYCERCNRVRLTADGRLRTCLFGDHEVLLRDAIRSGTPLAPLFLQALAEKPKAHELLQMRVGGLRALSQVGG, translated from the coding sequence ATGAGCGCACCCGTTATGCCGACGCCCGTGCTCGGTGAGTCGCATGATCAGTTCGGTCGGAAGATCGAGTATCTGCGCATATCCGTCACCGATCGCTGCAACTTCCGCTGCCAGTACTGCATGCCGCTGGAAGGACTCCCGTGGCTGCCGAAAACGGAGATTTTGCGCTACGAGGAGATCGCCGATGTGGTGCGGCAGCTCGCGCCCATGGGGTTGCGACGGCTTCGCATTACGGGCGGCGAACCCACGATCCGACCGCAACTTGCCACGCTGGTACGCATGTTACGCGACATCCCGGGGATCGAGGATATCGCGCTCTCCACCAACGGCGTAAAGCTGCCGACGATGGCCGCTGAACTGGCTGACGCGGGTCTCGATCGCGTCAACATCAGCGCCGACTCGCTGCGTCCCGATCGTGTGGTCAAGATCGCGCGTCGCGATCTCCACTTCGATTTGGTCGCATCGGCCAAGGCCGCGCAGGACGCAGGACTTGGACCGATCAAGATCAATGTCGTCGTGATGCGTGGGATCAATGACGACGAGATCGCCGACTTTGCGGCGCTGACCCGCGAGAATCCTTGGCACGTGCGCTTCATCGAGCTCATGCCGGTGGGGGAATTGCGCGAGCTGACCTTCGATCACGTGGTCCCGACGGATGAGGTGCTCGCCCGCATTCGTGCCGTCGACGCGTTGCAGCCGGATTCCGGACCGGCGCGCGGGAACGGACCGGCGGTCTACTACCGCTATCCCGACGCGGCCGGCACCGTTGGCGTGATCACGCCGATGACACACACGTACTGCGAGCGGTGCAACCGCGTGCGCCTCACGGCCGACGGGAGACTACGCACCTGTTTGTTCGGCGACCATGAAGTTCTGCTGCGCGATGCGATCCGCAGCGGTACGCCGCTCGCGCCTTTGTTTCTCCAGGCGTTGGCCGAGAAGCCAAAGGCCCACGAGCTCCTCCAGATGCGCGTAGGCGGTCTGCGGGCGCTCAGTCAGGTCGGCGGCTAA
- a CDS encoding HU family DNA-binding protein, with amino-acid sequence MTKADLVENVTARIARTAGPTISKKDCARVVDAFLDAIKEALQEQKNIEVRGFGTFKIRQRKTRMARNPRTGSPVEVSARPVPVFKPSKELRAMVAGVDESMLEDEEGDEMNEA; translated from the coding sequence ATGACGAAAGCCGATCTGGTTGAGAACGTCACGGCGCGTATCGCGCGGACGGCCGGACCGACCATCTCTAAGAAGGATTGTGCGCGGGTGGTTGACGCCTTTCTTGACGCGATCAAGGAAGCCCTTCAGGAGCAAAAAAATATCGAAGTGCGTGGTTTCGGCACGTTCAAGATCAGGCAGCGCAAGACGCGGATGGCGCGAAATCCGCGCACCGGCTCCCCCGTCGAGGTGTCAGCGCGTCCTGTCCCAGTCTTCAAGCCGAGCAAGGAGCTGCGGGCGATGGTGGCCGGCGTGGACGAGAGCATGCTCGAGGACGAAGAAGGCGACGAGATGAACGAGGCGTAA
- a CDS encoding succinate dehydrogenase/fumarate reductase iron-sulfur subunit: MKLTLNVWRQPASQAPGKLETYTLDGVSADMSFLEMFDLLNEQLTTEGKVPVAFAHDCREGICGSCSMMINGQAHGPWAGAATCQLHMRAFKDGDIITVEPWRASAFPIVKDLVVNRGSFDRIIQAGGYVSVNTGGARDANSILIGKDTVEEAMDAAACIGCGACVAACPNASASLFTGAKITHLGMLPQGQPERDTRALAMVEQMDIEGFGHCTLVGECQEACPKEISIDVIKKMNRDYLVASAKRQEPKAASAS; the protein is encoded by the coding sequence ATGAAGCTCACACTGAACGTCTGGCGTCAGCCGGCCTCGCAGGCTCCGGGCAAGCTCGAGACGTACACTCTCGATGGTGTCAGCGCGGACATGTCGTTCCTCGAGATGTTCGATCTGCTCAACGAGCAGCTCACGACGGAAGGGAAGGTGCCGGTCGCCTTCGCTCACGATTGCCGCGAAGGCATTTGCGGTTCGTGCTCGATGATGATCAACGGGCAGGCGCATGGGCCATGGGCCGGTGCGGCTACGTGTCAGTTGCACATGCGTGCCTTCAAGGACGGTGACATCATCACGGTCGAGCCATGGCGCGCATCGGCGTTTCCGATCGTGAAGGATCTGGTAGTGAATCGCGGATCGTTCGACCGCATCATTCAGGCGGGCGGATACGTGTCGGTGAATACCGGCGGCGCGCGTGATGCCAACTCGATTCTGATCGGCAAGGACACGGTCGAGGAGGCCATGGACGCCGCGGCTTGTATTGGTTGCGGCGCCTGCGTGGCCGCGTGCCCGAACGCGTCGGCATCGCTGTTCACCGGGGCCAAGATCACGCACCTCGGCATGTTGCCGCAGGGGCAGCCTGAGCGTGACACGCGCGCGCTGGCCATGGTCGAGCAGATGGATATCGAGGGCTTCGGACACTGCACGCTGGTCGGTGAGTGTCAGGAAGCGTGCCCGAAGGAGATCAGTATCGACGTGATCAAGAAGATGAATCGAGACTATCTCGTGGCGAGCGCCAAGCGGCAGGAGCCCAAGGCGGCTAGCGCCAGCTGA
- the carA gene encoding glutamine-hydrolyzing carbamoyl-phosphate synthase small subunit, with product MSTLPPKGFLLLEDGTLFLGRLVGPTAPTVAEVVFTTNMTGYQEVFTDPSYRGQTVVLTAPQIGNYGVNTEDPESAKPQVAGVVVRELSPTYSNWRATGGLREWLEEHQVPVLTEVDTRRLTKHLRSAGVMRGVIGVGDTPSREALAVLEGCPSMEGLDLATVVSTREVYSWGKPDATYHVVAYDYGIKRNILRLFEAHDCRVTVVPSDTPADRVLAMNPDGVFLSNGPGDPDAVIYAPAAIREIAATKTPMFGICLGHQLIGLSFGARTEKMPFGHRGGNQPVKDLETGKVLITSQNHGFAVVGSVEGVEGAPDLAITHVNLNDGTVEGLRHRTLPIFAVQYHPEAAPGPHDAVPLFDRFLEALRNRRQ from the coding sequence GTGAGCACGTTGCCTCCCAAGGGGTTCCTCCTCCTCGAGGACGGAACCCTTTTTCTCGGCCGACTCGTCGGACCGACAGCGCCCACCGTGGCGGAAGTGGTTTTCACTACGAACATGACCGGCTACCAGGAGGTCTTCACCGACCCCTCGTATCGCGGACAGACGGTCGTGCTGACGGCTCCGCAGATCGGCAATTACGGCGTGAACACCGAAGATCCCGAATCGGCGAAGCCCCAGGTCGCGGGCGTCGTGGTTCGTGAGCTCTCGCCGACCTACTCGAACTGGCGCGCCACCGGCGGCCTGCGCGAATGGCTCGAGGAGCATCAGGTACCGGTGCTGACCGAGGTCGACACGCGTCGCCTCACCAAGCATCTCCGTTCCGCCGGAGTCATGCGTGGCGTCATCGGGGTTGGTGACACGCCGTCCCGCGAAGCGCTGGCGGTGCTGGAAGGCTGCCCGAGTATGGAAGGGCTCGATCTGGCGACGGTGGTGTCTACCCGGGAGGTCTACTCCTGGGGGAAACCCGACGCCACCTATCACGTCGTGGCCTATGACTATGGGATCAAGCGAAATATTCTGCGCTTGTTCGAGGCACACGACTGCCGTGTGACCGTGGTGCCGTCGGATACCCCAGCCGACCGCGTGCTCGCGATGAACCCGGACGGGGTGTTCCTGTCCAACGGTCCGGGGGATCCGGACGCGGTGATCTACGCGCCGGCAGCGATTCGTGAGATCGCGGCGACCAAGACGCCCATGTTCGGTATCTGTCTCGGTCATCAGCTGATCGGTTTGTCTTTCGGGGCACGCACCGAGAAGATGCCGTTCGGACACCGGGGGGGAAACCAGCCGGTCAAGGATCTGGAAACCGGCAAGGTGCTCATCACCTCGCAGAACCACGGCTTCGCCGTGGTGGGTTCAGTCGAGGGAGTCGAGGGGGCACCGGATCTCGCGATTACCCACGTCAACCTCAACGATGGCACCGTCGAAGGGTTGCGTCACCGGACGCTGCCGATCTTCGCGGTGCAGTACCATCCTGAGGCGGCGCCGGGACCACACGATGCGGTCCCCCTGTTCGATCGGTTTCTCGAGGCCCTTAGAAATCGTCGTCAGTGA
- a CDS encoding fumarate reductase/succinate dehydrogenase flavoprotein subunit, protein MLDLNAKIPSGPLQEKWDQHRFSMKLVNPANKRRHSVIVVGAGLAGASAAATMSELGYKVSCFVYHDTPRRAHSIAAQGGINAAKNYQNDGDSIRRLFYDTIKGGDFRAREANVYRLAQLSVNIIDQCVAQGVPFAREYGGLLANRSFGGAQVSRTFYARGQTGQQLLLGAYSALERQVSLKGVEMHTFEEMLDVVVVDGHARGIVTRNLLTGKITSHAADAVVLATGGYGNVFYLSTNAMLSNTTATWRAYKKGAAFANPCYTQIHPTCIPVSGDHQSKLTLMSESLRNDGRVWVPIKRGDNREPSAIPEAERDYFLERKYPSFGNLAPRDISSRAAKEACDDGRGVGPGGLGVYLDFADAIKRLGKNTIAERYGNLFDMYQRITDENPYERPMRIYPAVHYTMGGLWVDYNLMSSIPGLHVAGEANFSDHGANRLGASALMQGLADGYFVLPYTIGDYIAGTKLAKVDNTHAEFKAAEESVRAQTKRFLDIKGKRSVDSFHKELGKIMWEYCGMARTKEGLTKALELIPALKAEFWSNLNVPGSGDNLNQALENAGRVADFIELGELMCRDALAREESCGGHFRVEYQDAGEAKRNDDDFAYVAAWEFAGEGNAPILNKEPLVYENVHLSTRSYK, encoded by the coding sequence ATGCTCGACCTGAACGCGAAGATTCCGAGCGGTCCCCTCCAGGAAAAGTGGGACCAGCATCGTTTCTCGATGAAGTTGGTGAACCCGGCCAACAAGCGACGCCACAGCGTGATCGTGGTCGGTGCCGGCCTCGCCGGTGCGTCGGCGGCGGCCACCATGTCGGAGCTCGGGTACAAGGTGTCGTGCTTCGTGTACCACGACACGCCGCGCCGCGCGCACTCGATCGCCGCGCAGGGTGGTATTAACGCCGCCAAGAACTATCAGAACGACGGCGATTCCATTCGTCGGCTGTTCTACGACACGATCAAGGGCGGCGACTTCCGCGCCCGTGAAGCCAATGTGTATCGCCTCGCGCAGCTGTCGGTGAACATCATCGATCAGTGCGTTGCCCAGGGTGTGCCGTTCGCGCGTGAGTACGGCGGTCTGCTGGCCAACCGCTCCTTCGGCGGTGCCCAGGTCTCGCGTACGTTCTACGCCCGTGGTCAAACTGGTCAGCAGCTGCTGCTCGGTGCGTACTCGGCGCTCGAGCGTCAGGTGTCGCTCAAGGGCGTGGAGATGCACACGTTCGAGGAAATGCTCGATGTCGTCGTCGTCGACGGGCATGCACGCGGTATCGTGACGCGTAACCTGCTCACCGGCAAGATCACGTCGCATGCGGCCGATGCCGTGGTGCTCGCCACGGGCGGGTACGGCAACGTGTTCTACCTCAGCACGAACGCCATGCTCTCGAACACGACAGCGACGTGGCGCGCGTACAAGAAGGGTGCGGCATTCGCCAACCCGTGCTACACGCAGATTCATCCGACGTGCATCCCGGTCAGCGGCGATCACCAGTCGAAGCTGACGCTCATGTCAGAATCGCTCCGGAATGACGGCCGCGTGTGGGTGCCGATCAAGCGCGGCGACAATCGCGAGCCCTCGGCGATCCCAGAGGCGGAGCGGGACTACTTCCTCGAACGCAAGTATCCGAGCTTCGGCAACCTCGCGCCGCGTGACATTTCGTCGCGTGCCGCCAAGGAAGCGTGCGACGATGGCCGTGGCGTTGGCCCGGGCGGCCTCGGCGTGTATCTCGACTTCGCCGATGCCATCAAGCGGCTTGGCAAGAACACGATTGCCGAACGGTACGGCAATCTGTTCGACATGTACCAGCGCATCACGGATGAGAATCCGTATGAGCGGCCGATGCGTATCTATCCGGCTGTGCACTACACGATGGGTGGCCTGTGGGTGGACTACAACCTCATGAGCAGCATCCCCGGCCTGCATGTCGCCGGCGAGGCGAACTTCTCCGATCACGGCGCGAACCGTCTCGGTGCATCCGCGCTCATGCAAGGACTGGCCGATGGCTACTTCGTATTGCCCTACACGATCGGTGATTACATCGCCGGTACGAAGCTGGCCAAGGTCGATAACACGCACGCCGAGTTCAAGGCGGCGGAAGAGTCGGTGCGCGCGCAGACCAAGCGCTTCCTCGACATCAAGGGTAAGCGCTCGGTCGACTCCTTCCACAAGGAACTGGGCAAGATCATGTGGGAGTACTGCGGCATGGCGCGCACCAAAGAGGGACTGACCAAGGCGCTGGAGCTTATCCCGGCGCTCAAGGCGGAGTTCTGGAGCAACCTGAACGTGCCGGGCAGTGGCGATAATTTGAATCAGGCGCTGGAGAACGCCGGACGCGTGGCGGACTTCATCGAGCTCGGTGAGTTGATGTGCCGCGATGCACTGGCCCGCGAAGAATCGTGCGGCGGTCACTTCCGCGTCGAATACCAGGACGCTGGCGAGGCGAAGCGAAACGACGACGACTTTGCCTACGTGGCCGCCTGGGAATTCGCGGGCGAAGGCAACGCGCCGATTCTCAACAAGGAACCCTTGGTGTACGAGAACGTGCACCTCTCCACCCGGAGCTACAAGTAA
- the secG gene encoding preprotein translocase subunit SecG, translating to MYTFLLTLLILDAIILAIAVLLQSGKGGGLAASFGGASSSSDSVIGTRQAGNLLTKASWWCGGLFLGLAFILQIMSSRGTSPKSVLDKLATPSAPSSAPAGGAAPAAPLTQQPAAPAAPAAPAKQP from the coding sequence ATGTACACGTTCCTGCTGACTCTGCTCATCCTCGACGCGATCATTCTGGCGATCGCCGTGCTCCTTCAGTCCGGTAAGGGCGGTGGGTTGGCGGCCAGCTTTGGCGGGGCCAGCTCGTCGTCTGACTCCGTAATCGGCACGCGTCAGGCGGGCAACCTGCTCACGAAGGCGAGCTGGTGGTGTGGTGGCCTGTTCCTCGGCCTCGCGTTCATTCTGCAGATCATGTCCTCGCGTGGCACGTCGCCCAAGTCGGTGCTCGACAAGCTGGCGACGCCGAGCGCGCCGTCGTCCGCGCCCGCTGGCGGTGCCGCTCCCGCCGCGCCGCTGACGCAGCAGCCCGCCGCTCCGGCCGCGCCGGCGGCACCCGCCAAGCAGCCGTAA
- the tpiA gene encoding triose-phosphate isomerase, whose translation MHHKPVIAANWKLNHGPTDAKAFLQRFLAQAPKMNDRTLVFFPSAITVTTVVDGLRERPDIWVGVQNVHSEAQGAFTGENSVLMARDVGARVVLVGHSERRHVFGETDEMTTKKMALICQARLVPMLCVGETLEEREAGATASVVERQLTAGLAELDDSQAAGIMLAYEPVWAIGTGRTATPEDASAIHSVLRAALGSRLGEKAAAGVPILYGGSVNRGNAATLLSAADVDGLLVGGASLDADSWASIVRS comes from the coding sequence ATGCATCACAAGCCCGTCATCGCCGCCAACTGGAAGCTGAATCACGGCCCGACCGACGCGAAAGCGTTTCTCCAGCGCTTCCTCGCGCAGGCGCCGAAGATGAACGACCGCACGCTGGTCTTCTTTCCCTCGGCCATCACGGTGACGACGGTCGTGGATGGTCTGCGCGAGCGACCGGACATCTGGGTGGGCGTGCAGAACGTCCACTCCGAGGCGCAGGGCGCGTTCACCGGCGAAAACTCGGTGCTGATGGCACGTGATGTGGGCGCTCGCGTGGTGCTGGTCGGTCACTCCGAGCGTCGGCACGTCTTCGGCGAAACGGACGAGATGACGACCAAGAAGATGGCGTTGATCTGCCAGGCGCGTCTCGTCCCGATGCTCTGCGTCGGCGAAACACTGGAAGAGCGCGAAGCGGGGGCTACGGCGTCGGTCGTCGAACGTCAGTTGACCGCGGGTCTCGCCGAGCTCGACGACAGTCAGGCGGCTGGGATCATGCTCGCGTATGAGCCAGTGTGGGCCATCGGTACCGGGCGGACGGCCACCCCTGAGGACGCCAGCGCCATTCACAGTGTGCTCCGCGCCGCACTTGGCAGTCGCTTGGGAGAGAAGGCGGCAGCGGGCGTTCCCATTCTGTACGGCGGGTCGGTAAACCGAGGGAACGCGGCGACGCTGTTGTCGGCAGCGGATGTTGATGGGCTTCTCGTGGGCGGTGCGTCGCTCGACGCCGACAGTTGGGCGAGCATCGTTCGTAGCTGA
- a CDS encoding phosphoglycerate kinase, protein MTTRTIRDLSAADLAGKRALVRVDFNVPLDEAGAVSDDTRITAALPTITTLLDQGAKVVLLAHFGRPKGAPEAKYSLAPVATRLKQLLPRPVHFLGETIGAAAVAATHALADGEVLLLENTRFLAGEEKNDDALSQQLAELGDLYVNDAFGAAHRAHASTAGVAKYCRPAVAGLLMERELAYLGGALAAPARPFVAILGGSKISGKIDVVEALLPKVDHLLIGGAMACTFFRAMGCETGNSLVEPDRLEMAKDLLARAGDKLVLPVDAMIAPSMDAGSDARVVGRESIPAGEAMFDIGPASVAQYRALIESARTVLWNGPMGVFEKPPFDAGTFAVARAMAVATDHGATTIIGGGDSAAAVAEAGLESKMSHVSTGGGASLEFLEGKDLPGVSALDLR, encoded by the coding sequence ATGACGACTCGCACCATTCGCGATCTTTCCGCTGCCGACCTTGCTGGCAAGCGCGCCCTCGTGCGCGTCGACTTCAACGTGCCGCTCGACGAGGCCGGTGCGGTCAGCGACGACACCCGTATCACGGCCGCGCTGCCCACGATCACGACCCTGCTCGATCAGGGTGCGAAGGTGGTGTTGCTGGCGCACTTCGGACGGCCCAAGGGAGCGCCGGAGGCCAAGTATTCACTGGCCCCCGTTGCTACTCGGCTGAAGCAATTGCTCCCGCGCCCCGTACACTTTCTCGGCGAGACGATCGGTGCGGCTGCCGTCGCGGCGACACATGCGCTTGCCGACGGGGAAGTCCTGTTGCTGGAGAATACCCGCTTCCTCGCCGGCGAGGAGAAGAACGATGACGCGCTTTCGCAGCAGCTTGCCGAGTTGGGCGATCTGTACGTGAACGACGCGTTCGGTGCGGCGCATCGCGCGCACGCGAGCACCGCCGGCGTGGCGAAGTACTGCCGGCCTGCGGTTGCAGGTTTGTTGATGGAGCGGGAGCTCGCCTATCTCGGCGGCGCGCTCGCGGCGCCGGCACGTCCGTTCGTGGCCATTCTCGGCGGTTCCAAGATTTCGGGGAAGATCGACGTGGTGGAGGCGCTGCTTCCGAAGGTCGACCACCTGCTGATCGGCGGCGCGATGGCCTGCACGTTCTTTCGCGCGATGGGCTGCGAAACCGGCAACTCGCTGGTCGAGCCTGATCGACTCGAGATGGCGAAGGACTTGCTGGCGCGAGCTGGTGACAAGCTGGTGCTGCCGGTCGATGCGATGATCGCGCCGTCGATGGACGCGGGAAGCGACGCGCGCGTGGTCGGTCGTGAGTCCATTCCGGCCGGCGAGGCTATGTTCGACATCGGCCCGGCCAGCGTCGCACAGTACCGCGCCTTGATCGAGTCGGCGCGCACGGTGCTCTGGAATGGACCGATGGGCGTGTTCGAGAAGCCGCCGTTCGACGCGGGTACCTTCGCGGTGGCGCGGGCGATGGCGGTGGCCACCGATCATGGGGCGACCACGATCATTGGCGGTGGCGATTCCGCCGCTGCCGTCGCCGAAGCCGGGCTCGAGTCGAAGATGTCGCATGTGTCGACGGGTGGCGGCGCCTCGCTCGAGTTCCTCGAGGGGAAGGACCTGCCTGGCGTCTCCGCGCTCGACCTTCGCTGA
- a CDS encoding molybdenum cofactor biosynthesis protein MoaE: protein MSAHGVLHVAIVTTPIDVGALLSRAQAPGVGAVSMFLGTVRDLNDGRPVSGMEYEAYAPMAESELRAIAEETCARTAGLRLVVEHRVGTLEIGEASVAIVAAHAHRAQAMDGARDVIEALKQRVPIWKREHYVSGDREWIDPTKVRA, encoded by the coding sequence ATGTCTGCGCATGGTGTGTTGCATGTGGCGATCGTCACGACGCCGATCGATGTGGGAGCGCTGTTGTCGCGCGCGCAGGCGCCGGGTGTCGGCGCCGTGTCGATGTTCCTGGGCACCGTGCGTGATCTGAACGACGGACGACCGGTAAGCGGTATGGAGTACGAGGCCTACGCGCCCATGGCGGAGTCGGAGCTACGGGCAATCGCGGAAGAAACGTGCGCGCGTACCGCCGGCCTGCGGTTGGTGGTTGAGCACCGGGTCGGTACGCTCGAGATCGGTGAGGCAAGCGTCGCGATCGTCGCAGCGCACGCGCATCGCGCGCAAGCGATGGACGGAGCACGCGACGTGATCGAAGCGCTCAAGCAGCGCGTACCGATCTGGAAGCGCGAGCACTACGTGAGCGGTGATCGCGAGTGGATCGATCCGACGAAGGTGCGCGCATGA
- a CDS encoding MoaD/ThiS family protein, with the protein MSIPVLLFASYADAFGARRLEVPLEAPCQVADLVRVIRTMPGGDRLPAAPLVAVNRTWVREDSAVQVGDEIALIPPVAGG; encoded by the coding sequence ATGAGCATTCCCGTCCTGCTGTTCGCTTCGTATGCCGACGCTTTTGGCGCCCGTCGCCTCGAGGTACCTCTCGAGGCGCCCTGCCAAGTGGCCGACCTCGTGCGCGTCATCCGAACGATGCCCGGTGGGGATCGGCTGCCGGCGGCGCCATTAGTTGCCGTGAATCGCACCTGGGTGCGCGAAGACTCGGCCGTGCAGGTCGGCGATGAGATCGCGCTGATCCCACCGGTGGCGGGAGGATGA
- the mdh gene encoding malate dehydrogenase — protein MVNKITVVGAGNVGATTAQRIAEKSLGRTVVMVDVVDGIPQGKGLDQWESAPVEGFDTRVIGTNGYEETAGSDIVVITAGIARKPGMSRDDLLNTNAGIVKSVSEQIKATSPNAIVIVVSNPLDVMCYVAKQVTGFPRERVIGMAGVLDTARYRSFIAEALDVSVRDIQAMVLGGHGDTMVPLISYTTISGIPVTQLMPREQLDAIVQRARDGGAEIVKYLKTGSAYYAPSSGAVEMVEAIVHDRKRILPCAAWLEGEYGLSGLFLGVPCKLGCNGLEKILEIDLTDDERAALERSAQAVREPMSVISL, from the coding sequence ATGGTCAATAAGATCACGGTCGTTGGCGCGGGCAATGTCGGCGCCACGACGGCGCAACGCATCGCCGAGAAGTCGCTTGGACGCACGGTGGTGATGGTCGACGTCGTCGACGGCATCCCGCAGGGCAAAGGACTCGACCAGTGGGAGTCGGCGCCCGTCGAAGGATTCGATACGCGCGTCATTGGCACGAACGGCTACGAGGAAACCGCCGGATCGGACATCGTCGTCATCACCGCTGGTATCGCCCGCAAGCCGGGGATGTCGCGTGACGACCTGCTGAACACGAACGCGGGCATCGTGAAGTCGGTGTCTGAGCAGATCAAGGCCACGTCGCCGAACGCCATCGTCATCGTGGTCTCGAACCCGCTCGACGTGATGTGCTACGTCGCGAAGCAGGTGACGGGCTTCCCGCGCGAGCGCGTGATCGGCATGGCCGGCGTGCTCGACACGGCGCGCTACCGGTCGTTCATCGCCGAAGCGCTCGATGTGTCGGTGCGTGACATTCAAGCGATGGTGCTTGGCGGACACGGCGACACGATGGTGCCGCTCATTTCCTACACCACGATCAGCGGCATCCCGGTCACGCAGCTGATGCCGCGCGAGCAGCTCGACGCGATCGTGCAGCGCGCGCGCGATGGCGGCGCCGAGATCGTGAAGTATCTGAAGACGGGCTCGGCGTACTATGCGCCGTCGTCGGGTGCTGTGGAGATGGTCGAAGCGATCGTGCATGATCGCAAGCGCATCTTGCCGTGTGCCGCGTGGCTCGAAGGTGAGTATGGCTTGTCGGGTCTGTTCCTCGGCGTGCCTTGCAAGCTCGGTTGCAACGGTCTCGAGAAGATCCTCGAAATCGACCTTACCGACGACGAGCGCGCCGCACTCGAACGCTCCGCACAAGCTGTGCGCGAGCCGATGTCCGTGATCTCCCTCTGA